Part of the Verrucomicrobiota bacterium genome is shown below.
AGAAACTCGACGAGATCCCGAAGTTCGCGCCGAGACAGAATTTTGGCCGCGTCCGCCGGCATGAGCGACGGACCATTCTCGCGGGACTCGATCTGAGCCTTTCCGAGCACGAGAAAACCTTCGTCGGGCGAAGTCAGGAGCAATTCCCGTTCGGTCTCGTTTTTCACCCACCCCTTGTAAGTCTTCCCACTTTTCATTCTCACGACGATGGTTTCGTAGCCGGGCGTCACTTTCTTGCCGGGAGCGAGCAGAGATTCCAGCAAGGTCTCTCGACTCGCGCTCGCGCCAATCTTGCTGAGGTCGGGGCCGTGGTCGCCGCCGTTGCCGTTGACACGGTGGCATCGCGCGCAACCCAACTCCGGACGGTGGAAGAACAGTTTCTGCCCCGCAGACACTTGGCCGCCATGGAGGACTTCGCGGAACGCGGCCAAAGGATCATCCGCCGCGCGCGAGGCTTCCATCTTTTGGAGTTTCCTTTGCAGCGCTTCGCTGGGCCGCTTCTTCACGGTTTCCAACAAATCGAGCTGAAGTTCGGCCGGCACGCGATTCTCGTTGAGCAGATCCAGCCACGCGGAAAGGATTTGGTCGGTCGCTGCGGTGGCAATGTCGGCCAAAGCGCGCAAGGCGGCCTGCTTTTCAAGGAGCGAACCGCGTTCCATCGTGGCGGCGATCTGGCCGATTGCGTCCGAGGGCTTGAGATGGCTGAGCCATCGCGCCGCTTCCTGCCGTAGTGGCTCCGCAGGATCGACCACGGCAATCGCAACGGCCTCGGCGAGTCTCGAATCTTTCAGGGAGCCAAGTCCCGCCAGGGCCGCCGTGCGGAGTTTCGAGCCAAGCTTGGGATTGACGGCGATCTCGAACAACGCGGGCGTCACCGAACTGATTTCCAGCGCGGCTGCAGCATGAATCGCGGCGATTCGGACCGCATCGGGCGCGTCCTTGAGAATGGCGGGCAACTCGCCGCGCGTGGCCAAGCTGGCGGGCCGGACTTCGCGGGGCGGCGCGGGCCGCCACAATCCGAGCAGCGGGTCGCGCAAGGCAGGTTGGCCCCATTGGGCCAGCCGTTCGAGAGCTTCGGCGCGCAAAGGTTCGGGAAATTCCCTGCGTCCGGCGAATTCGGCAAGGGCCAGAGCATTCTCCAGTTTGCCGAGACGGAAATTGGCGTTGAGCGAACGGCGCAGGACGGCAGCGCGCGCGTCGAGAAAACCGGCGCTCTCTTGGATCGCGAGGCGGGACGGTTGTCCGGCCAGAACCGCGAGTTGCGTGAACGCGCTTTCGAGCGGCAAGTCATAAATCGCTCGAGCCGCCTCAAGGACCAGAGCTGGATTCGGATCGTAAAGAAACGTGGCAACTTCCGGGCGGGCCAGCCGGCGCATGGCCAGCAGCACGCTCATCCGCACGGAAGCAGAGGGATCCTTCGCCGCAGCAAGCAAGGCGTTCATATCGTTGAGCCAGACCAGAGCCATGACGCCCGCGTGCCGAAGGTGCGGATCGCCGTCGCCATTCTGCCGCAGCATGAGCAGGATGGGATCGGTGGCTTCCTGGCGGCCGAGTTTGCCCAGGGCGAACGCCGCGAAAAGCCGGACGCGGAGGCTGGGATCCTGCAAAAGTCTTGCGAGCGGTTCGAGAGCCTCGCCGAAGCGGATGTTGCCCAGAGCTTTCGCCGTCTGAGCGCGGATTTCCGGTTCGGCATCTGCCGTCAGCGTGGTTATCCCGGAAGCGACCGCGGGATTCGTGCGGCCGATTTGTTCCAGGGCCCAGACGGCGTGCAGGCGCGCAAAGAGACTGGGGTTTTTGGCGGCGACGCGAAACAACTGGTTCGTGACCGCGACCCCGCGCTCGGCGAGCGCGAATTGAGCCTCCTGCCGCACTCGCCAGTCGCGATGTTCGAGCCATCGGAGGAGGTCGCGATTGGACCGCCTGGGAATGCCTTCGGAGAGGAGGCGCTTGACCTCGGCCACGGCCGGGTCCTTCTGCGGATTCGCGTCGAAGACATAGAGGATGCGGGCGCTGCCTTTCGCTTCCGCACTCTGGCCTTGATCCACAAGATAAACGCCGCCCATCGGTCCGAAATCCAAATCAATTGCGGCAACACCGCCGAGAAACTCGTGCTCCGCGTGAATCTCGTGTCCCGCGCCTTTGGCCTGGATCGCAAAAACCAGAATGCCCGTGTCTGGGTCGCAAACAAAAAGTTGGTGGCTGTAGCGCTGCGGCAAGCCGGTACCGGGATAGAACGCCATGCCTGCCGAACTTCCGGGGAGCAAAGCGTCGGGCGGGAGAACATAAGCCGCGGTGTTTGTCGGAAAAGGCTCGCCTAGCCTTTCGGTTTTCCATGGATTCGCCAGTTGCCGGTGGCGCCAGCCGATGTGCCAGCCGTAGTCCGCGCCTTCCAGAACGCAAAGCAACCGCGCCTTCGCGGCCTCGTCGGCATGCCGATCAATCGTCCAGAGGTTCCCGAATGGATCGAAAGCCAGATCCGTGGGATGGCGCAGGCCGGTGGCGATCACTTCAAAGCC
Proteins encoded:
- a CDS encoding c-type cytochrome yields the protein MKRAARRQISTLIRGNAALFSRAMREIRFCSRPWLSSALLFAGLSFCAGRFALAVIAQSASSPTLKGSTNRQAVVSSSRLRLAPDLRVGVFATNPIVANPIRLAFDERGRAFVVETERRAGSVLDIRQHTNWLDANLSFRAVTDRSNFFQKVMAPENTALPEKLRRDRNGDGKFDPSDLAVDSERIRVLEDRDGDGAADFAATFADGFASSVTGLAGAVMVRGTNAWFACAPDLWHLRDTNHDGQADLRRALHSGFGVHLGTGEAEFPALCYGPDGMIYFAAGDCGLNVTPGNQRFAFPDTGVVMRCHPDGTGFEVIATGLRHPTDLAFDPFGNLWTIDRHADEAAKARLLCVLEGADYGWHIGWRHRQLANPWKTERLGEPFPTNTAAYVLPPDALLPGSSAGMAFYPGTGLPQRYSHQLFVCDPDTGILVFAIQAKGAGHEIHAEHEFLGGVAAIDLDFGPMGGVYLVDQGQSAEAKGSARILYVFDANPQKDPAVAEVKRLLSEGIPRRSNRDLLRWLEHRDWRVRQEAQFALAERGVAVTNQLFRVAAKNPSLFARLHAVWALEQIGRTNPAVASGITTLTADAEPEIRAQTAKALGNIRFGEALEPLARLLQDPSLRVRLFAAFALGKLGRQEATDPILLMLRQNGDGDPHLRHAGVMALVWLNDMNALLAAAKDPSASVRMSVLLAMRRLARPEVATFLYDPNPALVLEAARAIYDLPLESAFTQLAVLAGQPSRLAIQESAGFLDARAAVLRRSLNANFRLGKLENALALAEFAGRREFPEPLRAEALERLAQWGQPALRDPLLGLWRPAPPREVRPASLATRGELPAILKDAPDAVRIAAIHAAAALEISSVTPALFEIAVNPKLGSKLRTAALAGLGSLKDSRLAEAVAIAVVDPAEPLRQEAARWLSHLKPSDAIGQIAATMERGSLLEKQAALRALADIATAATDQILSAWLDLLNENRVPAELQLDLLETVKKRPSEALQRKLQKMEASRAADDPLAAFREVLHGGQVSAGQKLFFHRPELGCARCHRVNGNGGDHGPDLSKIGASASRETLLESLLAPGKKVTPGYETIVVRMKSGKTYKGWVKNETERELLLTSPDEGFLVLGKAQIESRENGPSLMPADAAKILSRRELRDLVEFLANLR